From one Lycium ferocissimum isolate CSIRO_LF1 chromosome 5, AGI_CSIRO_Lferr_CH_V1, whole genome shotgun sequence genomic stretch:
- the LOC132055494 gene encoding peptidyl-prolyl cis-trans isomerase CYP26-2, chloroplastic, translating into MQYSAQFLQAPATPLPPKQIQGTATTKTLSIPNQCCKFSRRELAISTSSSMLLLLGSHALEPLNLSRARADELPDNPDKIEPEEPSRKVDYCSDQNVTKRAFLEVSVDGEPIGRIVIGLQGESAPVGSARFSNLVSGAAGVSYRRKDFVRIMPNYVQHGGLRSYGVDAELAKSTGRTMEIDNLVNEWEKQSEMCQGTKNVARSVSIIVRDPSKPPPKTKLVARGGKLEIDQEEVGKDVNGTEFTIALKDSPELDASALIIGRVLEGMDVVERIGQVKTVKENTSSPYFRAAKLIGDKRAVVAERGFNRPYSKVKITNCGLME; encoded by the exons aTGCAGTACTCAGCACAGTTTCTCCAGGCTCCAGCAACCCCGCTTCCTCCAAAACAAATTCAAGGCACAGCCACAACTAAAACTCTTTCAATTCCCAACCAATGCTGCAAATTCTCACGCAGAGAACTCGCCATTAGCACTAGTTCATCCATGCTTCTACTCTTAGGCTCTCATGCTCTAGAGCCGTTGAATTTGTCAAGAGCAAGGGCAGATGAGCTTCCTGATAACCCCGATAAAATAGAACCAGAAGAGCCTTCAAGAAAAGTCGACTATTGTTCAGACCAGAATGTAACAAAGAGAGCATTTCTTGAAGTATCAGTTGATGGGGAACCTATTGGAAGGATTGTTATCGGGCTACAGGGTGAGAGTGCCCCGGTTGGCTCAGCAAGGTTCAGCAATCTTGTTAGCGGAGCAGCAGGGGTTAGTTATAGAAGAAAAGATTTTGTGAGGATAATGCCAAATTATGTACAACATGGTGGATTGAGGTCATATGGAGTGGATGCTGAACTTGCAAAGAGCACTGGAAGAACTATGGAAATCGATAACCTCGTGAATGAATGGGAGAAACAGAGTGAAATGTGTCAGGGTACCAAGAATGTGGCAAGAAGTGTTAGCATTATTGTGAGGGACCCCTCAAAACCACCTCCAAAGACGAAGCTGGTTGCTCGAGGAGGAAAGCTCGAAATCGATCAAGAAGAAGTGGGAAAAGATGTGAATGGAACAGAGTTTACAATTGCACTTAAAGACTCACCTGAGTTAGATGCCTCTGCTTTAATCATTGGGAGAGTCTTGGAGGGGATGGATGTTGTTGAGAGAATTGGCCAGGTCAAAACTGTGAAAGAGAATACCAGTTCTCCTTATTTCAG GGCAGCCAAGTTGATAGGAGATAAAAGGGCTGTAGTTGCAGAGAGAGGCTTCAACAGACCTTACTCAAAGGTGAAAATAACTAATTGCGGCTTGATGGAATGA